GTCGGCGGAAGCGCGCAGCCCGACGGCCGCCCACACGAACGGTTCTTCGGCGCCAATGCCCCAGGCGGAGCGAACGGCGTTGCAGGGTCCGGCCAGATCGGTGGTGAAAAGGCTGCTTTCGGCCATGCGGGTCAGCATGCGGGAGCGGTCCCGCCATGCGCCGGTTGCGAACAGCCCCGTGCTCTCCCCCAGGCTGTAGCCGATGACGGCATCGGGATGGAGGCCCAGCCCATCGAGAATCCGGGTCATGACACAACCGAACATCACCTGCCCGAAAATGGGATAAAGCGGTTGGTGGCAAAGCGCGGCCCGCGCATCCTGCTCCCATCCCTGCGGCCAGTCCAGGCGCCAGGGAACCAGCCGATCCGGCACCAGCCGGTCGAAAAGCCCGCCGTCTTCGGCTTCGAGCCGGCGAAACACTTCCGGGAAATGCACCGCAAGCGTGTGCATCATCCCCGGATAATGGTTGCCGCTCCCGGGATAGACGAAGGCGATCCTGCCGGAGACGGGCTTTGGGGCATAGGCGATCCGGGTCGGACCGATCATGCGGCTTTCACGGCCGGAGCGGATCAGATCCCTTGCCTGACGGCACCGATCCGGAAGGGATTGGCGATCTTCGGCAAGGATTGCAATCCGGCGCTTGTGGCCGGAAGAGGCGGATGCACCGCGCACCCGCCAGGCGCAGGCGGTTTTCGCAATCGGCCAGCCGCCTTCCACCGAAACCAGCCATTCCTGGAACTGGTCGATCTGTTGCAGCAGGTGACTCTCGTCATCCCCGCGGATGACAAAGAGCCCCCAATGGGGGCAGATGACGCGCTCATCCGGCAAAACCGCACGCCCGCCGGATGATGCCGGCTCTTCTTCCAGCAGCACATGCCCCGTCTGGCCGTCGATTCCGATGGCGCAGGCAAGCGCCCTTCTGGGTCGATCCGCAGCCATCCTGGCCCAGTATTGAACCCGGTTGGGAATGTGCAGCCTGCCACGTTTCATCGATGGCATCACGCGTTGCGGAAGCGCCCCCATCTTCGGCATCAGCCTGTGGTACAGGCACAGGCATGCCAGCACCAGCTCCGCCATCGCCGCGGCGCTTCCCGCATGACCGATCACCGCCTTTGCGGATACGATCCCGCACCCGGCAGGATGCCTGGAAAATGCACTTCCGAAAACGCTCGCCTCGGCCTGATCGGCCAAAGGGTCGGCGCTTCCATGGGCGCAAACCAGATCGACGGCATCCGGTTCCAGCGCCGCAGCCTGCAGGCTTTGCCTCAGCGATCGGCTGCAGGTATCCGCCAGACGATCCGCCTGCCCGCAGCAGGGGCCGATCCCCCGGATCACGGCATATATCCGGTCGCCATCCGCCAGGGCGTCGTCCAACCGTTTGAGCACCAGGGCGCCTGCCCCTTCACCGGGAAGAGTCCCGCAGGCATCCGCCGAGAACGGAACCAATTCTGCGCCGAATCGCCTTCCCGCTTCGGCGATCGCAAGCGCCCGCACATCTCCGAAAATATCCACGGCGCCGATCAGCATGCAGTCGATTTCGCGCCGATTCAGCAGACCGGCGGCAACCGTAAGCGCCCGAAACCCCGACAGGGCGTCTTCCGAAACCGTGAAGCACGGCCCGCCGCAACCGAATTCACGCGCGATGCGGCTTGCGATGATCCCGCCCAGCGCGCCAATCGTGCGTGTGGCGGTCAGCGGGGGGATCGATGCGGCAACCGATCCATCCCGGCTGCGCCACCTCTTGTGAAAATCGCAGGCTTCCCGGTCGAAATCCATGCCGATCACAACGCCCATGGCCGCCATCGCCTCCGGATCCCGCTTCAGCCCGGCATCCAGGATGGCCTCCCGGCCGACCTGCAGCATCAGCAAATGCTGCACCAGAATGTCGTCGATTTCGATCGGTGGAATCCGGAATGCCGAGGCTTCAAAACGCAACCGATCCAGAAATCCGCCGCGGATCGCCTCCAGCCGATGGCTATGGCCCCGCCGCAGATCGGATCGTTCGGCAATCACCGGTTTTCCGCAGAACAGATGCTCCCGCAGATCCTCGAGGTTCGACAACCCGGAAAAAGAGGCCCCCATGCCGACCACGGCGATGGGGCTCATTCCGCTGGCGGGGGCCGAATCGGCCAACGGATTTCCCGCATACACCTGCCCTTCAGCCGCATCGGCCGGCGGCAGCCATTCCTCCAGAAGCACGTGGGCATTGATGCCGCCGAATCCGAAAGCGCTGACTGCCGCCCTTCGGGGGGTGGACGGATCGCGCCGCACCCAGGGTTCCGGTTCTCGCTGGATCCGAAACGGTGAGCCGGTAATGGCGGGATGCTCGTTTTCGCGGGGTGTGTTCAGGCTGGGCGGCAGGATGCCGCTTGCCATGGCAAGTACCGTCTTGATGAGGGCTGCTGCCCCTGCCGCTGTCAGCAGATGACCGATGGTGGATTTGACGGATCCGATGGGGCATCGGCCCGGATTTCCGGAATACCCCGACCAGAGCCGCCCGAGACTCTCGATTTCCACCGCATCGCCAACCGGCGTACCGGCTCCGTGGCATTCGATCAGATCGACATCCGCCGGCTGCCATCCGGCTGCCGCATAAGCCGCCCGCATGGCCCGGAGCTGGCCTTCGCTGTCAGGCGCAAGGAGATTGCCCCGGGTGTCGTTCGACAGACCAATTCCCCGCAGGACCGAAAGAATGCGATCTCCGCTGCTCAGCGCATCCGAAAGCCGCTTCAGGCTAACGATGCCTGCCCCCTCACCGACGACAAGCCCGTCGGCGGATGCGCTGAATGGCGCGGGAACGCCGGAAGGCGACAAGGCGCGAAGCTGGCTGAATCCAACCTGGGTATAAAGGCAATCGGGTCTCGAGACCCCGCCTGCCAGTATGGCATCCGCCCGGTGGTCGATCAGTGCCTGGCAACCCAGATACACGGCATAGAGGGATGAGGCGCATGCCGCATCGAGGGTGAACGCCTCCCCGGAAAAGCCAAGAGCCCGGGCAAGCAGCACCGCCGGGTAGCCTGTCACGCGGCCTGCCCAGGGATGGGTATCCATGAACGGGAAGCGGTCCGAAAACCGGGATGCCGTATCGGTGGGCAGGGCGATGGCCGCCAGAATCACCTGGATGCGGAATGGATCGAGAGTGTCCAGATGAGCCGGTGCGGCGGCCTGCCGCCCGGCATGCAGCACGAAATGGTACAGGGGATCGAGCGACTCCAGGTAGCTTCCGGGTAGATGAAACCCGGAAAAATCGATGTCTGCGCCTTCCACCAGGCAGGCCATCCGGGAAACGGCCCGATCCGGCTTCAGCGGGAAAGCCACCATCTCATCCGGAGAAAGGCCCCATCGGGATTCCGGAACGTCCCGGGATGCGCACCGGCCATCCAGGATTTGCTGCCAGAATTCCTGCGGGCTCGGACTTCCGGGAAAGATGCACCCCATGCCG
The sequence above is drawn from the Desulfatirhabdium butyrativorans DSM 18734 genome and encodes:
- a CDS encoding beta-ketoacyl synthase N-terminal-like domain-containing protein, whose amino-acid sequence is MGCIFPGSPSPQEFWQQILDGRCASRDVPESRWGLSPDEMVAFPLKPDRAVSRMACLVEGADIDFSGFHLPGSYLESLDPLYHFVLHAGRQAAAPAHLDTLDPFRIQVILAAIALPTDTASRFSDRFPFMDTHPWAGRVTGYPAVLLARALGFSGEAFTLDAACASSLYAVYLGCQALIDHRADAILAGGVSRPDCLYTQVGFSQLRALSPSGVPAPFSASADGLVVGEGAGIVSLKRLSDALSSGDRILSVLRGIGLSNDTRGNLLAPDSEGQLRAMRAAYAAAGWQPADVDLIECHGAGTPVGDAVEIESLGRLWSGYSGNPGRCPIGSVKSTIGHLLTAAGAAALIKTVLAMASGILPPSLNTPRENEHPAITGSPFRIQREPEPWVRRDPSTPRRAAVSAFGFGGINAHVLLEEWLPPADAAEGQVYAGNPLADSAPASGMSPIAVVGMGASFSGLSNLEDLREHLFCGKPVIAERSDLRRGHSHRLEAIRGGFLDRLRFEASAFRIPPIEIDDILVQHLLMLQVGREAILDAGLKRDPEAMAAMGVVIGMDFDREACDFHKRWRSRDGSVAASIPPLTATRTIGALGGIIASRIAREFGCGGPCFTVSEDALSGFRALTVAAGLLNRREIDCMLIGAVDIFGDVRALAIAEAGRRFGAELVPFSADACGTLPGEGAGALVLKRLDDALADGDRIYAVIRGIGPCCGQADRLADTCSRSLRQSLQAAALEPDAVDLVCAHGSADPLADQAEASVFGSAFSRHPAGCGIVSAKAVIGHAGSAAAMAELVLACLCLYHRLMPKMGALPQRVMPSMKRGRLHIPNRVQYWARMAADRPRRALACAIGIDGQTGHVLLEEEPASSGGRAVLPDERVICPHWGLFVIRGDDESHLLQQIDQFQEWLVSVEGGWPIAKTACAWRVRGASASSGHKRRIAILAEDRQSLPDRCRQARDLIRSGRESRMIGPTRIAYAPKPVSGRIAFVYPGSGNHYPGMMHTLAVHFPEVFRRLEAEDGGLFDRLVPDRLVPWRLDWPQGWEQDARAALCHQPLYPIFGQVMFGCVMTRILDGLGLHPDAVIGYSLGESTGLFATGAWRDRSRMLTRMAESSLFTTDLAGPCNAVRSAWGIGAEEPFVWAAVGLRASADIVRQHLSPDMRVRLLIVNTPEECVIGGNRTDVDALVARIGCDAFEIEGVSSVHCDAVLPVRDAYRDMHRLPTTPAPGIRYFSAASGKVYQPTPDSAADAITAQALSGFDFPALIRNAWDEGVRLFVEVGPHASCSRMIDAILKDREHWCGFANWKGEDELLGVLKLCGNLAACGIDIDPAAFCGNRIHTLQAEAAETRQKQAIFRERVPGVWKIGPSDGRNRHSANLLQERGKPQGSATVADRTVERSFTTVSVNPLSRRERGGVRVEEAHRMTVQPMPKAGTPAFDRSQCMAFAVGSVADVLGPEFAVIDTYPVRVRLPDEPLMLVDRILAVEGEPRSLGKGRVVTEHDVLPGAWYLDGDRAPVCISVEAGQADLFLCSYLGIDFQVRGERMYRLLDAEVTFFRDLPRPGETIRYDIRIEKFIRQAKTWMFFFGFDGTIDGKPFIRMRNGCAGFFTAAEIEHSGGILLSDAEQAAVVGKKPQNWPPPVSDGPERYTERQIDALRVGDLAGCFGRAFDGIRISPQLRLPSGRMRLIDRVLRLDPAGGRFGLGRIVAEADIHPEDWFLTCHFMDDPVMPGTLMYECCSHSLRVLLMRAGWICDRPDARYEPFPGAKSVLKCRGPVTPKTRKVRYEVQISEIGFSPEPYVLAEADMFADGRHIVRFTGVSMRLAGASREAIETVQGRIDAASRMSGGRTAAVVRNGGGTIETGQGKSRYLKPDIEAFATGKPISALFGDGFAALDDGRFVARLPAPPFLFLDRVQTGESPGLGPRTGGVVTAEHDIDPGAWYFEAGGCGIMPYAVLQESALQTCGFLAAHCGSALSSKVGLHFRNLGGRFRLMRDVLPHPGKLAMQAGLIRVSVAGDMIIERFETRVLRDNQTVLEGETEFGFFTEAALRAQAGIRNPAIRGMSPQPVSGKQNLPFVKIADIDPVRLPAGPGLPQPMFRMIDAVCCESEDPGAYGQGVWTGMCAVRPDAWFFQAHFHGDPVWPGSLGLEAFLQVLRCGMMLKGLVPVPREPKTGARWTLLTGKEHGWTYRGQILPGNGQVRIEAHIKSMETEPIPMVIADGFLEVDGVRIYEMTDFGVGVVEENR